The proteins below come from a single Scatophagus argus isolate fScaArg1 chromosome 15, fScaArg1.pri, whole genome shotgun sequence genomic window:
- the yipf6 gene encoding protein YIPF6 produces MAAADEASRPFAGLSDVSISEDIPVEGDISVPVGASRTDDEFSTLDEPVKETILRDLRAVGNKFIHVLYPKRSSALLRDWDLWGPLLLCVTLALLLQGGATDSDDQGGPQFAEVFVIIWFGSIIITLNSKLLGGTISFFQSLCVLGYCIMPLTVAMVVCRIILIGGTGNVSFAVRLVVVTASFGWSTFASTAFLADSQPPNRKALVVYPVFLFYFVIGWMILTFSPSQ; encoded by the exons ATGGCGGCAGCAGATGAGGCAAGCAGACCGTTCGCCGGACTGTCAGACGTCTCCATCTCAGAGGACATCCCGGTGGAGGGAGACATCTCTGTGCCCGTCGGTGCTTCCAGGACGGATGACGAGTTCTCCACGCTGGACGAGCCGGTGAAGGAGACCATCTTGAGGGACCTGCGGGCGGTGGGGAACAAGTTCATCCACGTTCTCTACCCGAAGCGCAGCTCGGCTCTGCTGCGGGACTGGGACCTTTGGGGCCCGCTGCTGCTCTGCGTGACgctggctctgctgctgcagggcgGCGCGACAGACAGCGACGACCAGGGCGGACCGCAGTTCGCTGAG GTCTTCGTCATCATCTGGTTCGGCTCCATCATCATTACCCTTAACTCGAAGCTGCTGGGCGGCACCATCTCCTTCTtccagagcctgtgtgtgttggggtACTGCATCATGCCTCTGACGGTGGCCATGGTCGTGTGCCGGATCATCCTGATCGGTGGCACAGGGAACGTCAGCTTCGCCGTGCGGCTGGTGGTGGTGACGGCGTCCTTTGGCTGGTCCACCTTCGCCTCCACGGCCTTCCTCGCTGACAGTCAGCCGCCCAACCGCAAGGCCCTGGTGGTGTACCCGGTGTTCCTCTTCTACTTTGTGATCGGGTGGATGATCCTGACGTTCTCACCGTCACAGTAG